From one Thunnus maccoyii chromosome 6, fThuMac1.1, whole genome shotgun sequence genomic stretch:
- the mffa gene encoding mitochondrial fission factor homolog B isoform X1 — translation MNGAAFPSPTAEMAEMNRIQYELEYTEGISQRMRIPEMLKVAPQAHEDPSLGSQELLHSVIMQVPERIVIAGDSSDPQFTRPRDLDLIQSTPLETLSLKTPPRVLTLSERPLDFMEEEQRAAPESEEVLRPQGRLRRERSASENAAGRHNSQLMRNDSTATLSPSSTVHPCPPLTVAEEEHNVYNASGVLSFIQSTTRRAYQQVLEVLDENPRSKPSLRGGSASSSNPLHESRLALSTYEATLDGGPDDMTVVDAATLRRQLIKLNRRLQLLEEENKERAKREMILYSVTVAFWLVNTWVWLRR, via the exons ATGAACGGAGCAGCATTCCCCTCCCCCACGGCAGAGATGGCGGAGATGAACCGTATCCAGTATGAGCTGGAGTACACCGAGGGAATTAGCCAGAGGATGCGCATCCCTGAGATGCTCAAAGTGGCTCCTCAAGCCCATGAGGACCCTAGTCTTGGATCACAGGAGCTCCTCCACAGTGTCATAATGCAGGTCCCTGAGAGAATTGTGATAGCAG GAGACAGTAGTGACCCCCAGTTTACCAGACCCAGAGACCTGGATTTAATCCAGTCAACACCTCTAGAGACCCTGTCACTGAAGACTCCACCCAGAGTCCTCACCCTCAGTGAGAGACCCCTAGACTTCATGGAAGAGGAGCAACGGGCAGCTCCAGAAAGTGAGGAGGTG TTGCGGCCCCAAGGACGATTGCGCCGAGAACGCTCAGCCAGTGAGAACGCAGCTGGTCGTCATAATAGTCAGCTGATGCGCAATGATTCCAC TGCGACCCTGTCCCCTTCATCCACTGTGCACCCTTGCCCCCCTCTCACCGTGGCCGAAGAAGAACACAACGTGTACAACGCTAGCGGTGTTTTATCTTTCATCCAGTCCACTACACGTCGGGCTTACCAGCAGGTCCTTGAGGTCTTGGATGAGAACCCTCGCAG CAAACCATCACTGAGAGGGGGGTCGGCTTCGAGCTCCAACCCCCTGCATGAATCCAG ACTTGCACTATCAACATATGAAGCCACGCTGGACGGGGGACCTGATGACATGACTGTGGTTGATGCAGCAACACTCCGGCGTCAG CTCATCAAGCTGAACCGAAGACTCCAACTTTTGGAGGAGGAGAACAAGGAGCGAGCAAAGCGGGAGATGATCCTGTACTCAGTCACTGTAGCTTTCTGGCTCGTCAACACCTGGGTGTGGTTGCGACGTTAG
- the mffa gene encoding mitochondrial fission factor homolog B isoform X2, with translation MNGAAFPSPTAEMAEMNRIQYELEYTEGISQRMRIPEMLKVAPQAHEDPSLGSQELLHSVIMQVPERIVIAGDSSDPQFTRPRDLDLIQSTPLETLSLKTPPRVLTLSERPLDFMEEEQRAAPESEEVLRPQGRLRRERSASENAAGRHNSQLMRNDSTKPSLRGGSASSSNPLHESRLALSTYEATLDGGPDDMTVVDAATLRRQLIKLNRRLQLLEEENKERAKREMILYSVTVAFWLVNTWVWLRR, from the exons ATGAACGGAGCAGCATTCCCCTCCCCCACGGCAGAGATGGCGGAGATGAACCGTATCCAGTATGAGCTGGAGTACACCGAGGGAATTAGCCAGAGGATGCGCATCCCTGAGATGCTCAAAGTGGCTCCTCAAGCCCATGAGGACCCTAGTCTTGGATCACAGGAGCTCCTCCACAGTGTCATAATGCAGGTCCCTGAGAGAATTGTGATAGCAG GAGACAGTAGTGACCCCCAGTTTACCAGACCCAGAGACCTGGATTTAATCCAGTCAACACCTCTAGAGACCCTGTCACTGAAGACTCCACCCAGAGTCCTCACCCTCAGTGAGAGACCCCTAGACTTCATGGAAGAGGAGCAACGGGCAGCTCCAGAAAGTGAGGAGGTG TTGCGGCCCCAAGGACGATTGCGCCGAGAACGCTCAGCCAGTGAGAACGCAGCTGGTCGTCATAATAGTCAGCTGATGCGCAATGATTCCAC CAAACCATCACTGAGAGGGGGGTCGGCTTCGAGCTCCAACCCCCTGCATGAATCCAG ACTTGCACTATCAACATATGAAGCCACGCTGGACGGGGGACCTGATGACATGACTGTGGTTGATGCAGCAACACTCCGGCGTCAG CTCATCAAGCTGAACCGAAGACTCCAACTTTTGGAGGAGGAGAACAAGGAGCGAGCAAAGCGGGAGATGATCCTGTACTCAGTCACTGTAGCTTTCTGGCTCGTCAACACCTGGGTGTGGTTGCGACGTTAG
- the mffa gene encoding mitochondrial fission factor homolog B isoform X3: MNGAAFPSPTAEMAEMNRIQYELEYTEGISQRMRIPEMLKVAPQAHEDPSLGSQELLHSVIMQVPERIVIAGDSSDPQFTRPRDLDLIQSTPLETLSLKTPPRVLTLSERPLDFMEEEQRAAPESEEVLRPQGRLRRERSASENAAGRHNSQLMRNDSTLALSTYEATLDGGPDDMTVVDAATLRRQLIKLNRRLQLLEEENKERAKREMILYSVTVAFWLVNTWVWLRR; the protein is encoded by the exons ATGAACGGAGCAGCATTCCCCTCCCCCACGGCAGAGATGGCGGAGATGAACCGTATCCAGTATGAGCTGGAGTACACCGAGGGAATTAGCCAGAGGATGCGCATCCCTGAGATGCTCAAAGTGGCTCCTCAAGCCCATGAGGACCCTAGTCTTGGATCACAGGAGCTCCTCCACAGTGTCATAATGCAGGTCCCTGAGAGAATTGTGATAGCAG GAGACAGTAGTGACCCCCAGTTTACCAGACCCAGAGACCTGGATTTAATCCAGTCAACACCTCTAGAGACCCTGTCACTGAAGACTCCACCCAGAGTCCTCACCCTCAGTGAGAGACCCCTAGACTTCATGGAAGAGGAGCAACGGGCAGCTCCAGAAAGTGAGGAGGTG TTGCGGCCCCAAGGACGATTGCGCCGAGAACGCTCAGCCAGTGAGAACGCAGCTGGTCGTCATAATAGTCAGCTGATGCGCAATGATTCCAC ACTTGCACTATCAACATATGAAGCCACGCTGGACGGGGGACCTGATGACATGACTGTGGTTGATGCAGCAACACTCCGGCGTCAG CTCATCAAGCTGAACCGAAGACTCCAACTTTTGGAGGAGGAGAACAAGGAGCGAGCAAAGCGGGAGATGATCCTGTACTCAGTCACTGTAGCTTTCTGGCTCGTCAACACCTGGGTGTGGTTGCGACGTTAG